In the Gossypium arboreum isolate Shixiya-1 chromosome 10, ASM2569848v2, whole genome shotgun sequence genome, one interval contains:
- the LOC108482451 gene encoding uncharacterized protein LOC108482451 produces the protein MEEDAILQKSLKWLRDLSKGNISHELEALTLEGLQIVHAQKGSIRCNFVVPTRASDPDGNWHVGAMATLIDDVAATAIYSVVDHVKLSLDFSISFYSTAKIQEEVEIEAKVIGEKGSLTQVVVEVTRKGNRELIALGKQWMASDKKGMKPSQVSSKL, from the exons ATGGAAGAAGATGCTATCCTACAAAAATCCCTGAAATGGTTGCGAGATCTATCTAAAGGAAACATAAGCCACGAGCTGGAGGCACTCACTCTTGAAGGACTGCAGATTGTCCATGCCCAAAAGGGTTCCATACGCTGCAATTTCGTCGTTCCCACTCGTGCTTCA GATCCAGATGGGAATTGGCATGTTGGAGCCATGGCCACGTTGATTGACGACGTTGCTGCGACGGCAATTTACTCCGTTGTCGACCATGTCAAACTCTCCCTTGATTTCAGCATTTCATTTTATTCAACGGCCAAGATTCAA GAAGAAGTGGAGATAGAGGCAAAGGTGATAGGGGAGAAGGGAAGTCTTACACAGGTGGTAGTGGAGGTTACAAGGAAAGGAAACAGAGAGCTAATTGCTTTGGGTAAACAATGGATGGCCTCCGATAAAAAAGGAATGAAGCCATCCCAAGTGAGTAGTAAGCTTTGA